One Bacteroidota bacterium genomic region harbors:
- the nikR gene encoding nickel-responsive transcriptional regulator NikR: protein MKVKRFGVSLEEDLLNKLDQYVIENHFPNRSQAIRLLIQKTEVEKKWKDNDIVAGAIVLVYDHHKRDLQTQSTSLQHDFHDLILSVQHVHLNHDNCLETIAVKGAAGKLTELADKLIAIKGIRHGELVMTSA from the coding sequence ATGAAAGTAAAAAGATTTGGTGTTTCGCTTGAAGAAGATTTGTTAAACAAGTTGGATCAATATGTCATCGAGAATCATTTTCCCAATAGGTCTCAAGCAATCAGGTTACTGATTCAAAAAACAGAGGTTGAAAAAAAATGGAAAGACAATGACATTGTTGCTGGTGCTATCGTTCTTGTTTACGATCATCATAAAAGAGATTTGCAAACGCAATCCACTTCCCTTCAACACGATTTTCATGATCTGATTTTATCGGTTCAGCATGTTCATTTAAATCATGATAACTGTTTGGAGACCATTGCGGTTAAAGGAGCAGCAGGAAAACTCACGGAACTGGCTGACAAACTGATTGCTATTAAGGGAATCAGACATGGAGAATTAGTAATGACTTCAGCCTAA
- a CDS encoding superoxide dismutase: MSFELPKLPYGKNELAPVISENTIDFHYGKHHQAYVTNLNKLIAGTEFENMTLESIILKSDGGIFNNAAQVWNHTFYWEGFAPNAGGEPTGKIAEMINEAFSSFDEFKTQFATAGATQFGSGWAWLVLTMEGKLEITKTANAENPMTKGLKPLLTCDVWEHAYYLDYQNRRPDYISEFWKLVDWDKVNSRL, from the coding sequence ATGTCGTTTGAATTACCAAAACTTCCTTATGGGAAAAATGAATTAGCGCCTGTTATCAGTGAAAATACAATTGATTTTCATTATGGTAAACATCATCAGGCATATGTCACTAATCTGAATAAACTGATTGCAGGGACTGAATTTGAAAACATGACTTTGGAAAGTATAATTTTAAAGTCAGATGGAGGCATATTTAACAATGCTGCACAAGTTTGGAATCATACATTTTATTGGGAAGGATTTGCCCCAAATGCTGGTGGAGAACCAACAGGAAAAATTGCTGAGATGATTAATGAAGCTTTTAGTTCCTTCGATGAATTTAAAACTCAATTTGCTACAGCAGGTGCTACTCAATTTGGATCGGGCTGGGCTTGGTTAGTTTTAACTATGGAAGGTAAACTTGAAATTACAAAAACGGCTAATGCTGAAAATCCTATGACAAAAGGTTTAAAACCTTTATTGACCTGTGATGTGTGGGAGCATGCCTATTATTTAGATTATCAAAACCGCAGACCAGATTACATTTCAGAATTCTGGAAATTAGTTGATTGGGATAAGGTAAACAGCAGACTATAA
- a CDS encoding hydrogenase maturation protease: protein MSELLIYGYGNPGRQDDGLGNSFIEELDKWVEANKLSHISTDSNYQLNIEDADAIKDKQVVLFVDASIEEIDDFCISRVESSDSTIEFTMHAVSTSFVLDLCQKVYNKSPKTYLLHLKGYEWDFAEGLTDKAKANMDKALRLIQTVIQENDTNKICSELDKLIAEKPCP from the coding sequence ATGTCTGAACTATTAATTTATGGATATGGAAACCCAGGTCGTCAGGATGATGGTCTGGGTAACTCATTTATTGAAGAATTGGATAAGTGGGTTGAAGCAAACAAACTGTCTCATATTTCTACAGATAGCAACTATCAGCTAAACATTGAAGATGCCGATGCTATTAAGGATAAACAAGTAGTTTTATTTGTTGATGCATCCATTGAAGAAATTGATGACTTTTGTATCTCCAGAGTTGAATCATCCGATTCGACCATAGAATTTACGATGCATGCTGTTTCTACTTCATTTGTATTAGACCTTTGCCAGAAGGTGTATAATAAAAGTCCTAAAACCTATTTGTTACACCTGAAAGGATATGAATGGGATTTTGCAGAAGGCTTAACAGATAAAGCCAAGGCAAATATGGACAAAGCTTTACGCTTGATACAAACTGTTATTCAGGAGAATGATACAAACAAAATCTGCTCTGAATTGGATAAATTGATTGCTGAGAAGCCCTGCCCTTAA
- a CDS encoding formylmethanofuran dehydrogenase, which produces MSPRKKIEKQIEKDNLPKLLKQAAKLHGHYCPGLAIGVMAGQFAMKQLIGKSDGLEDLMAITETNNCFSDGIQFVTGCTFGNNALVFKDLGKTAFTLAKRDGKGIRISTLVNSKEYIKKVTQEFSGEYKSVVKEQSRNPEDVKKFKKYGKKAAFAVLDLEFDKIFKVEEVKVEVPSYAPSHESIVCDGCGESIMASRIIKIENRNYCLICNSSMYMQLNGNGIINITEKK; this is translated from the coding sequence ATGAGCCCAAGAAAAAAAATAGAAAAACAAATTGAAAAGGACAATCTGCCGAAGTTATTGAAGCAGGCTGCAAAACTTCATGGACATTACTGTCCGGGTTTAGCAATAGGCGTGATGGCAGGACAATTTGCAATGAAGCAGCTAATAGGCAAATCTGATGGCTTAGAAGATCTCATGGCCATTACTGAAACAAACAATTGTTTTTCAGACGGCATTCAGTTTGTGACTGGATGCACATTTGGAAATAATGCGCTGGTATTTAAAGATTTAGGGAAAACAGCTTTTACTTTAGCAAAAAGAGATGGGAAAGGCATTCGCATTTCAACTCTGGTAAATTCAAAAGAATACATAAAAAAAGTTACTCAAGAATTTTCAGGTGAGTATAAAAGTGTCGTTAAAGAGCAAAGCAGAAATCCTGAGGACGTAAAAAAATTCAAAAAGTATGGAAAAAAAGCTGCGTTTGCAGTTTTAGATTTAGAATTTGATAAAATCTTCAAAGTCGAAGAAGTCAAAGTGGAAGTCCCATCATATGCACCATCACATGAAAGTATAGTTTGTGATGGGTGTGGAGAATCCATAATGGCCAGTCGAATAATTAAAATAGAAAACAGGAATTATTGCTTAATATGTAATTCAAGCATGTACATGCAATTGAATGGAAATGGAATTATCAACATAACAGAAAAAAAATGA
- the hypF gene encoding carbamoyltransferase HypF gives MISRLIQVKGLVQGVGFRPFIYLLAESCGILGTVENRNDGVIIRAEGDKENMNQFLSSISEKAPLASNIFSISNKDEKYSGFVDFKIVKSVNTSNEITEISPDIAVCDECLKDIRKQKHRINYPFNNCTHCGPRFTIIKDLPYDREKTTMDIFPMCQTCKEEFINIRDRRFHAQPVACNQCGPNYQLDINNEQYSDIDTIISKASRLLDNGKILAIKGQGGYHLACDASNELAVSKLRQLKLREGKPFAVLFADLETLATYSVLTSTAKKELTSWQKPIVLLPSQNNLAPSVSNGLSTVGVMLAYMPIHYLLFGKLKTKAIVLTSGNIADEPIVIDNEIAKNQFGNLCDAILTYNRDIFNRTDDSVLFVANEKSRMIRRSRGFVPSPIYSKLAVDGIFAAGAELVNCFAIGKGEQVILSQHIGDLQNLETLEFYTETINQFSKLYRWKPQLAVCDLHPDYLSSKYVKNLNINYLQVQHHHAHIASCMAENGLDEPVIGISFDGTGLGDDGHIWGGEFFVCDFTDYQRISHLEYIPIPGGDKATKEPWRTAVSYLYHYFGEDLFDLNLDFYKTPGNEKIEMIIDLIKGKINCPLSSSAGRLFDAVSALLNICPESNFHAEAPMKLESVIDTNEEASYSYEKTDIISFKSTFSEIIKDINIGVSVSNISAKFHNTIIEIICETALDIREKYNLNKLALSGGSFQNKYILEKTENKLSQNGFEIYTQNKIPTNDGGIALGQLAIAAKKRELKLI, from the coding sequence ATGATTTCAAGGCTCATACAAGTAAAAGGATTGGTTCAGGGAGTTGGATTCCGACCATTCATTTATTTATTGGCCGAAAGTTGTGGAATATTGGGTACGGTTGAAAATAGAAACGATGGGGTAATTATTAGAGCCGAAGGAGATAAAGAAAACATGAATCAATTTCTGTCATCGATTTCTGAAAAAGCCCCACTTGCCTCCAATATTTTTTCCATTTCAAATAAGGACGAAAAGTATAGTGGTTTTGTAGACTTCAAAATTGTTAAAAGTGTAAATACATCCAATGAAATTACTGAAATAAGTCCTGATATTGCAGTATGTGATGAATGTTTGAAAGATATTCGAAAGCAAAAACACAGAATTAATTACCCATTTAACAATTGTACTCATTGTGGTCCGCGCTTTACGATCATTAAAGATTTACCATACGACAGGGAAAAAACAACCATGGATATTTTTCCCATGTGTCAAACATGTAAAGAAGAATTTATCAATATTCGTGACAGAAGATTCCATGCCCAGCCAGTAGCTTGTAATCAATGTGGACCTAATTATCAGCTTGACATTAATAATGAACAATATTCTGATATTGATACGATAATTAGTAAAGCAAGCCGATTATTAGACAATGGTAAAATATTGGCCATAAAAGGACAAGGAGGATATCATCTGGCTTGTGATGCAAGCAATGAACTTGCTGTTTCTAAACTCCGACAGCTAAAACTCAGAGAGGGAAAACCATTTGCCGTTCTCTTTGCTGATTTAGAAACACTTGCCACCTATTCAGTTCTTACGTCTACTGCAAAAAAAGAATTAACATCTTGGCAGAAACCAATTGTATTGCTTCCATCACAAAATAATTTAGCACCATCGGTTTCAAATGGACTAAGTACAGTTGGTGTTATGCTGGCGTACATGCCCATTCATTATTTGCTTTTTGGAAAATTGAAAACCAAAGCAATTGTTTTAACAAGTGGAAATATTGCTGACGAACCAATTGTAATTGATAATGAAATAGCGAAAAATCAGTTTGGCAATCTCTGTGATGCAATTTTAACCTATAATAGAGATATTTTCAATCGTACAGATGACTCTGTTCTTTTCGTAGCAAACGAAAAAAGCAGAATGATTCGCAGATCAAGAGGATTTGTTCCTTCACCTATCTATAGCAAGTTAGCTGTCGATGGGATTTTTGCAGCAGGAGCGGAATTAGTAAATTGCTTTGCTATTGGCAAAGGGGAACAAGTTATTTTAAGTCAGCATATTGGTGATTTGCAAAATCTTGAAACACTTGAATTCTATACAGAAACTATCAATCAGTTTTCTAAATTATACCGATGGAAACCACAGTTAGCAGTTTGTGACTTACATCCCGACTACTTGTCTTCAAAATATGTGAAAAACTTAAACATTAACTACCTGCAAGTTCAACATCATCACGCACATATTGCTTCTTGTATGGCGGAAAATGGATTAGATGAGCCTGTTATTGGAATCAGTTTTGATGGAACAGGTTTAGGAGATGATGGTCACATTTGGGGAGGAGAGTTTTTTGTATGTGATTTTACTGATTACCAAAGAATAAGCCATCTGGAATATATACCTATCCCGGGAGGTGATAAAGCGACAAAAGAACCATGGCGAACCGCAGTTTCGTATCTTTATCATTATTTTGGAGAAGATTTATTTGACTTAAATCTTGATTTTTATAAAACGCCAGGGAATGAGAAGATTGAAATGATTATTGATCTAATAAAGGGGAAAATAAATTGTCCGCTTAGTTCAAGTGCAGGAAGATTATTCGATGCTGTATCGGCATTACTTAATATTTGCCCAGAATCAAATTTCCATGCTGAAGCACCAATGAAATTGGAATCAGTTATTGATACTAATGAAGAGGCTTCCTACTCATATGAAAAAACTGATATTATTTCATTCAAATCAACATTTTCTGAAATCATTAAGGATATCAATATAGGAGTTTCTGTTTCCAATATTTCTGCTAAATTTCATAATACGATTATAGAAATAATTTGTGAAACTGCTTTGGATATTAGAGAAAAATACAATTTAAATAAGCTGGCACTTTCTGGTGGGAGCTTTCAGAATAAATACATACTTGAAAAAACTGAGAATAAATTAAGCCAAAATGGTTTTGAGATTTATACTCAAAATAAAATCCCTACAAATGATGGAGGCATCGCTTTAGGGCAATTAGCAATTGCAGCTAAAAAAAGAGAATTAAAATTAATTTGA
- a CDS encoding HypC/HybG/HupF family hydrogenase formation chaperone, whose amino-acid sequence MCLSIPAKVLEIKGEMATVSVGGTEYEASLQIVEDIHVGDYVLLHTGFAIQKLSEKEALETLKLFDEYEELNQRLDEEEKETGKRIT is encoded by the coding sequence ATGTGTTTAAGTATACCGGCAAAAGTATTGGAAATTAAAGGCGAAATGGCAACAGTTTCAGTTGGTGGAACTGAATATGAAGCAAGTCTTCAAATAGTAGAAGATATTCATGTTGGCGATTATGTATTGCTACATACAGGTTTTGCAATTCAGAAGCTCAGTGAGAAAGAAGCTCTTGAAACACTAAAGCTTTTTGATGAGTATGAAGAGTTAAATCAACGTTTAGATGAAGAGGAAAAAGAAACTGGCAAACGAATTACCTAA
- a CDS encoding NADP oxidoreductase — MIKPIVATTSLAGCFGCHMSFLDIDERILDLIELVEFNKSPIDDIKTFTKKCDIGLIEGGCCNSENVHVLKEFRKNCKILISFGECAIMGGLPALRNGIPVKECIDEAYLNGPTVRLNTEKILPNDDELPMILDRVYPCHELVKIDYFLPGCPPSADLIWNALVALVTGDEMNLPYEVVKFD, encoded by the coding sequence ATGATTAAACCTATTGTAGCTACCACATCTTTGGCAGGATGCTTTGGATGTCATATGTCTTTCCTGGATATAGATGAAAGAATCTTGGATCTTATTGAACTTGTTGAGTTTAATAAATCGCCAATTGATGATATTAAAACGTTTACAAAAAAATGTGACATTGGACTTATTGAAGGAGGATGTTGTAATAGCGAGAATGTTCACGTTTTGAAAGAATTTCGGAAGAATTGTAAAATTCTGATTTCGTTTGGGGAATGTGCCATCATGGGCGGATTACCAGCTTTACGAAATGGAATACCTGTGAAAGAATGTATTGATGAGGCCTATCTTAATGGACCAACTGTCAGATTAAACACAGAGAAAATCCTCCCTAATGATGATGAACTTCCCATGATACTGGATAGAGTATATCCTTGTCATGAGTTGGTGAAGATTGATTATTTCCTGCCTGGATGTCCTCCAAGTGCTGACCTTATTTGGAATGCATTGGTTGCATTAGTCACAGGAGATGAGATGAATCTTCCTTACGAAGTTGTAAAATTTGATTAA
- a CDS encoding SoxR reducing system RseC family protein, which translates to MSEHKNYIEHEGIVIKTTTSQVDVQIIVKSGCAGCHVKGACNLSDMEEKVIEVKNPPNEFKIGEKVLVGMESAMGYKALFLGYLFPFIIILLTLIGGMSVFQEEGIAAGVALAFTALYYMVIYFFKDHLKKVFRYRINKTSYL; encoded by the coding sequence ATGTCAGAGCATAAGAATTATATTGAACACGAAGGAATTGTAATTAAAACTACTACTTCACAAGTAGATGTCCAGATTATTGTTAAATCAGGCTGTGCAGGTTGTCATGTCAAAGGTGCTTGTAATTTATCCGACATGGAGGAGAAAGTTATTGAAGTAAAAAATCCTCCAAATGAGTTTAAAATTGGAGAAAAAGTACTTGTAGGTATGGAAAGTGCGATGGGATACAAAGCACTATTTTTAGGTTATTTGTTTCCTTTCATCATAATTCTTTTAACTCTGATTGGCGGCATGTCTGTTTTTCAAGAAGAAGGCATTGCAGCAGGAGTCGCTTTGGCTTTTACAGCTCTTTATTATATGGTCATTTACTTTTTTAAAGATCATTTGAAAAAAGTATTCCGATATCGAATAAATAAAACCTCTTATTTATAG
- a CDS encoding superoxide dismutase: MAFELPKLDYAFDALEPHIDARTMEIHHGKHHAAYVNNLNAALEGTDDINKDIEDIIKNISKYPVAVRNNGGGHFNHTLFWKILSPKGGGQPTGLLNDAIISEFGSFDTFKEKFNKAAATRFGSGWAWLSVDNNKKLCVCSSANQDNPLMDTADCKGTPILGLDVWEHAYYLNYQNRRPDYISSFWNVVNWKAVSERYQKLVK, from the coding sequence ATGGCTTTTGAATTACCAAAACTCGATTATGCTTTTGATGCATTAGAACCACATATTGATGCGCGTACCATGGAAATACATCATGGGAAACATCATGCTGCTTATGTTAACAATTTGAATGCAGCATTGGAAGGAACTGATGACATAAATAAAGACATTGAAGACATTATTAAAAATATTTCAAAATATCCGGTAGCAGTTCGCAACAATGGTGGTGGACATTTCAATCATACATTATTCTGGAAAATATTGTCGCCCAAAGGAGGCGGACAACCTACCGGATTATTAAATGATGCAATTATTTCAGAATTTGGATCATTTGACACTTTTAAAGAAAAGTTCAATAAAGCTGCTGCCACACGTTTTGGCTCAGGTTGGGCTTGGTTGTCAGTCGATAACAATAAGAAATTATGTGTATGCTCTTCAGCAAATCAAGATAATCCATTAATGGACACCGCTGATTGCAAAGGAACACCAATTTTAGGATTGGATGTTTGGGAACATGCTTATTATTTAAATTACCAGAACCGCAGACCAGATTATATTTCATCTTTCTGGAATGTTGTGAACTGGAAAGCCGTTTCTGAAAGATATCAGAAGTTGGTAAAATAG
- a CDS encoding peptidase produces MIRLKFLAVLFFLFMTQLYGDNLPVYSSFFSDEACRINFYLGGSHDSQFVEIVQVRKIKQWGGSKTILIDPLNYGNYRIRIYDLKTASLIFQKGFSTLFEEWQMTAIAKDTVQLFEESVLFPFPKFPVNVVIQVRNPDNSFTTLKEYNVIPEDGRIKQDELIIPYKYIIKNGDSHKKIDIVFLAEGYTKEQRSKFLKDVKFHAKKLLKTKPYKKYKNDFNVVALETWSNNTGTDFPQYFHIEDTHFDCGFNTFGSERYLMTNSYWKVVEAASVVPYDQIVILVNSDEYGGGGIYNHYASFTSDNKMSDFVLSHEFGHSFAGLADEYVGNHPYAEKMSLEVEPWHANVTTLQDFSSKWKDMVDSQTPIPTVANLFGKNVIGAYEGAAYLEKGVYRAQYNCSMRSVIRDQFCPVCSKAIVQMIKLNTF; encoded by the coding sequence ATGATTCGACTTAAATTTTTAGCTGTATTATTCTTCCTTTTCATGACGCAACTTTATGGTGATAATTTGCCTGTCTACAGTAGTTTCTTTTCCGATGAGGCTTGTCGAATAAATTTCTATTTAGGTGGTAGCCATGATAGCCAGTTTGTTGAAATAGTTCAAGTACGTAAAATTAAACAATGGGGTGGTTCAAAAACCATCCTTATCGATCCTTTGAATTATGGTAATTATCGGATACGGATTTATGATTTGAAAACTGCAAGTTTAATTTTCCAAAAAGGATTCTCTACCTTGTTTGAAGAGTGGCAGATGACAGCAATAGCGAAAGATACAGTCCAGTTATTCGAGGAATCTGTTTTGTTTCCTTTTCCCAAATTTCCTGTGAATGTTGTTATTCAAGTTCGAAATCCTGATAATTCTTTTACTACTTTAAAAGAGTATAATGTAATACCTGAGGATGGACGAATAAAACAAGATGAGCTTATTATACCATATAAGTATATTATTAAAAATGGTGACTCACATAAAAAAATAGATATCGTTTTTCTTGCAGAAGGATATACAAAAGAGCAGCGATCTAAATTCTTGAAAGATGTTAAATTTCATGCAAAAAAGCTTTTAAAGACTAAACCTTATAAAAAGTATAAAAATGATTTTAATGTTGTGGCTTTAGAAACATGGTCAAATAATACGGGGACTGATTTTCCTCAATATTTTCATATTGAAGATACACACTTTGATTGCGGGTTTAATACTTTTGGTAGCGAGCGATATTTAATGACAAATAGCTATTGGAAAGTTGTTGAAGCAGCTTCTGTTGTTCCCTACGATCAGATAGTTATTCTCGTTAACTCCGATGAATATGGTGGAGGTGGAATCTACAATCACTATGCAAGCTTTACTTCAGATAATAAAATGTCAGACTTTGTTTTAAGTCATGAGTTTGGACATTCATTTGCCGGACTTGCTGATGAATATGTTGGTAATCATCCTTATGCAGAAAAGATGTCGCTGGAGGTAGAACCTTGGCATGCTAACGTTACAACATTACAAGATTTTAGTTCAAAATGGAAGGATATGGTTGATTCACAAACACCTATTCCAACTGTTGCAAATTTGTTTGGAAAAAACGTAATTGGAGCATATGAAGGAGCTGCCTATTTGGAAAAAGGTGTTTACCGTGCGCAGTATAATTGCTCTATGCGATCAGTTATTCGTGATCAATTTTGCCCTGTTTGTTCCAAAGCAATTGTGCAAATGATTAAGCTAAACACATTTTAG
- a CDS encoding 2Fe-2S iron-sulfur cluster binding domain-containing protein, producing the protein MSNIIKFTIDGKECLSEQGNFIVKAASENDIYIPTLCNIKGVKPKGACRICTVKVNGRLMTACTTPVSDGMEIENTIPEIADLRNAIIESMFVSGNHFCPSCEKSGNCELQALAYRFTMMVPRFPFVFPIRTIDGSNPKIIKDQNRCILCKRCIRTIKDEEGRSLFAYRRRGHHVEVVLDKELGANISDELANQAMEICPVGSIIYKEQGFKTPIGKRKYDTNPIGSEIENK; encoded by the coding sequence ATGAGCAACATAATTAAATTTACTATTGACGGGAAAGAATGTTTGAGCGAGCAAGGCAATTTTATTGTCAAGGCTGCAAGCGAAAATGACATTTATATACCGACTCTTTGTAATATTAAAGGGGTAAAACCAAAAGGAGCTTGTCGTATTTGTACAGTTAAGGTGAATGGCCGTTTAATGACTGCATGCACCACGCCTGTTTCTGACGGAATGGAAATTGAAAATACTATTCCAGAAATTGCAGACTTAAGAAACGCAATTATTGAATCAATGTTTGTTTCAGGAAATCACTTTTGCCCATCATGTGAAAAGAGCGGGAATTGTGAACTTCAGGCATTAGCATACAGATTTACGATGATGGTTCCACGTTTTCCTTTCGTTTTCCCGATTAGAACTATAGACGGTTCCAATCCTAAGATTATCAAAGATCAAAATCGATGCATACTGTGCAAAAGATGTATACGTACGATTAAAGATGAAGAGGGTCGCAGCCTGTTTGCTTATAGACGAAGAGGTCACCATGTGGAAGTTGTTCTGGATAAAGAATTAGGAGCTAATATTTCAGATGAATTAGCCAATCAAGCAATGGAAATTTGTCCGGTTGGATCTATTATTTATAAAGAACAAGGTTTCAAAACACCTATAGGAAAAAGGAAATATGATACAAATCCTATCGGTAGTGAAATTGAAAACAAATAA
- a CDS encoding Ni/Fe hydrogenase subunit alpha produces MTKKITIEPVTRVEGHGKVTIHMDENLKVTQSRLHIVEFRGFERFVQGKPYWEMPVLVQRLCGICPVSHHLAAAKALDVIVGAGYGEGLTATGEKMRRLMHYGQMFQSHSLHFFHLTSPDLLFGYDANPAVRNVIGVAMEFKDLAVQGVMMRKYGQEIIKATAGKKIHGTGAIPGGINKNLSLEERDNFLHGADPLNIDQMITWAQGALDFFKGYHKGNAEFIDNFSYFDSNHLSLVRKDGALDLYHGVIRAVDAQGNRILDDVDYQDYNKYIEEEVRNWSYMKFPYLKHLGKEKGWYRVGPLARLNTCDFIPSPLAQKEFEEYKAYTNGKPNNMCMHMHWARLIETLHSAEMMKELLNDPDLQGNDLVTKGEKIKEGVGVIEAPRGTLFHHYKIDDNDQVEMANLIVSTTNNNQPMNNGVNFVANAMMNNQTEITEPMMNAVEVVIRAYDPCLSCATHAMGKMPLEISLFNKDDILIDRKIK; encoded by the coding sequence ATGACAAAGAAAATCACTATAGAACCAGTAACAAGAGTGGAAGGTCACGGAAAGGTTACTATTCACATGGATGAAAATTTAAAAGTAACTCAATCCCGACTTCATATTGTTGAGTTTCGTGGATTTGAGCGCTTTGTTCAAGGAAAACCATATTGGGAAATGCCTGTTTTGGTTCAAAGACTTTGCGGAATTTGTCCTGTTAGTCACCATTTAGCAGCTGCAAAAGCATTGGATGTTATTGTTGGTGCTGGATATGGAGAAGGATTAACTGCCACAGGTGAAAAAATGAGGAGATTAATGCATTATGGACAAATGTTCCAATCGCATTCTTTGCATTTCTTTCATTTAACCTCTCCTGATTTATTATTCGGTTATGATGCAAATCCAGCAGTAAGAAATGTGATTGGTGTTGCTATGGAATTTAAAGATCTGGCAGTGCAAGGAGTAATGATGAGAAAATATGGACAGGAAATCATCAAAGCAACTGCAGGGAAAAAAATTCATGGTACAGGGGCTATTCCTGGTGGAATTAACAAAAACCTTTCACTAGAAGAAAGAGATAATTTCTTGCATGGAGCTGATCCATTGAACATTGATCAAATGATTACATGGGCTCAGGGAGCATTGGATTTCTTCAAAGGATATCACAAAGGCAATGCTGAGTTTATTGATAATTTCTCCTATTTCGATTCAAACCATTTGAGTTTGGTTCGGAAAGATGGTGCTTTAGATCTTTATCATGGTGTAATCAGGGCCGTTGATGCTCAGGGTAATCGCATACTTGATGATGTTGATTATCAGGATTATAATAAGTATATCGAGGAAGAAGTAAGAAATTGGAGTTACATGAAATTCCCTTATCTCAAGCATCTTGGTAAAGAAAAAGGCTGGTACAGAGTGGGTCCATTAGCACGTTTAAATACATGTGACTTTATTCCTTCTCCACTTGCTCAAAAAGAATTTGAAGAGTACAAAGCATATACCAATGGAAAACCCAATAATATGTGTATGCATATGCATTGGGCACGCCTGATTGAAACGCTTCACTCTGCAGAAATGATGAAGGAATTACTGAATGATCCTGATTTACAAGGAAATGATTTAGTAACCAAAGGTGAAAAGATTAAAGAGGGTGTTGGTGTTATTGAAGCTCCACGAGGTACATTATTCCATCATTATAAAATTGATGACAACGATCAAGTGGAAATGGCTAATCTTATTGTATCGACAACAAATAATAATCAACCTATGAATAATGGGGTGAATTTTGTTGCCAATGCCATGATGAATAATCAAACGGAAATTACTGAACCGATGATGAATGCAGTGGAAGTAGTTATCAGAGCTTACGATCCTTGTTTGAGTTGTGCAACACATGCCATGGGTAAAATGCCTTTGGAAATATCACTTTTCAATAAGGATGATATTTTAATTGATCGAAAAATAAAGTAA